CTGGCGCGGGCGCTGCCCGCGGGGGAGCTGGTGGAGGTGCTGGCGGCCGAACTGGCCGAGGCCCAGAGCGCGTTGAAGGCAATGCAGAAGAGGAGTACGTCATGACCGCCCCCGTGTTCGTGGTCGAAGAGGTCCCCGCGGGGCCGGAGTTCGTGCTCGACGGCCCGGAGGGCCGGCACGCGGTCTCCGTGAAACGGCTGAACCCGGGCGAGGGCGTGGTCCTCACCGACGGGCGCGGCCACTGGACGGAGGGCGTGGTCAAGGCCGCCGAGGGCAAGGACCGGCTGGTCGTCACGGACCTGCACGCCATCGAGGAGGAGCCGGAGCCGGCCGTCCGGATCACCGTCGTCCAGGCCCTGCCCAAGGGGGACCGCGGCGAGCTCGCCGTCGAGACCATGACCGAGACCGGCGTGGACGCGATCGTCCCCTGGCAGGCCTCGCGCTGCATCACGCAGTGGCGCGGCGACCGCGGAGCCAAGTCCCTGGCCAAGTGGCGGGCCACGGCCCGGGAGGCGGGCAAGCAGTCCCGCCGGGTCCGCTTCCCGGAGGTGGCGGAGGCCATGTCCACGAAGCAGGTCGCGGCGCTGCTGGCCGGCGCCGATCTGGCGATGGTCCTCCACGAGGACCGGGACGCGCCCTCGGGGGCCCTGGCCACGGCCGAGCTCCCGGCCGGGGGCTCCGTCGTCCTGGTCGTCGGACCGGAGGGCGGGGTCTCCCCGGAGGAGCTGGCCGTCTTCGCGGAAGCCGGCGCCCACCCCTACCGCCTGGGCTCCTCGGTCCTGCGCACCTCGACCGCCGGCACCGCGGCGACGGCGGTCCTGCTGGCGCGCACCGGCCGCTGGTCCTGAAAACGCGTACGAGGCCGCCGACGGCGCCGGTTACGATGCCGGAGCTGATCAACGTCGGCGTCGACGGCCCGTCAACGCCACTGTCACGGAAGGCGGAGCAATGGCCGGGGAACCGCAGGCGGACTGCCTGTTCTGCAAGATCGTCGCGGGGAACATCCCGGCGACCGTGGTCCGGGAGACCGAGACGACGTTCGCCTTCCGGGACATCAACCCGCAGGCGCCCACGCACGTCCTCGTGATCCCGCGCGTGCACTACGCGGACGCCGCCTCGCTCGCCGCCGCCGAACCGGCCGTCGCCGCCGACGTGCTGCGCGTGGCCGGCGAGATCGCCGCCGAGGAGAAGATCGACGGGCACGGCTACCGGATCGTGTTCAACACCGGCGCCGGCGCCGGCCAGACGGTGTTCCACGCGCACGCGCACGTCCTCGGCGGGCGCGGCCTCCAGTGGCCCCCCGGATAGACCGTGTCCGTACGAGAGTTCGTGGTGCTGGGTACCGCCAGTCAGGTGCCCACCCGCCACCGCAACCACAACGGCTACCTCCTGCGCTGGGACGGCGAGGGCATCCTCTTCGACCCGGGCGAGGGCACCCAGCGCCAGATGCTCCGCGCCGGGGTGGCCGCGCACGACATCAACCGGATCTGCATCACCCACTTCCACGGTGACCACAGCCTCGGCCTCGCCGGGGTGATCCAGCGCATCAACCTGGACCGGGTCCCGCACCCCGTCACCGCGCACTACCCGGCCTCCGGGCAGAAGTTCTTCGAACGGCTGCGGTACGCCACCGCCTACCGGGAGACCGTCCCGCTCCGCGAGGAACCCGTGGCCGAGGACGGGACGCTGGCCCAGGGGCCCTCGTACACCCTCGAGGCCCGCCTGCTCTCGCACCCGGTCGAGTCCTTCGGCTACCGGCTCACCGAGCCCGACGGACGCCGGATGGTGCCGGAGTGGCTCGCGCACCACGGGATCAAGGGACCCGACGTGGGCCGGATCCAGCGCGAGGGGCAGCTCTACGGCGTCACCCTGGACGAGGTCAGCGAGCCCAGGCCCGGGCAGAGCTTCGCCTTCGTCATGGACACCCGGCTGTGCCCCGGCGTGGACGCGCTCGCCGCGGGCTGCGACATGCTGGTGATCGAGTCCACGTTCCTCGACGAGGACGAGGCGCTGGCCACCGACCACGGGCACCTCACCGCAGGCCAGGCGGCCCGGGTCGCGCGCGACGCGGGCGTACGGCACCTGGTGCTGACGCACTTCTCGCAGCGCTACACGGACCCGCAGGAGTTCGAACGCCAGGCCCGCGCGGCCGGCTTCGAGGGCGAACTGACGATCGCCGCCGACCTCGTACGGGTCCCCCTGCCGAAGCGCGGCTAGGTCCCGGAGGTCCCAGAGGTCCCGGAGGTCTCCGGGACCTCGGCCCGTTCCTGGTTCCGGGAGCGGCGGGCCGCCGGGGAGAGCAGCAGCACCCGGCGCGGGGTGCGGCGTACGCGGACGGGCGGTCCGGGCGCGGGGTCGGGCCGGACCGCCGTGGCCGGGGCGCCGCCGCGGCGGACCGGCTCCTCGGCCGGGACCGGTCCGCGCCCGCCGGCGCGCAGCGCGACCGCGGTCATCGGTCCGGCAATCACCAGCAGCAGCGCGCCCAGTACGAGCCCCATGCCCCGGAAGCCGAACCCCTCGGCGAGCAGGCTGCCGGCCACGGGCCCGCAGGCCGTGCCCAGCGAGGAGGCGGAGCCGGCGAGCACCGCCCAGCGGCCGCGCGTGTCCAGGGCCGCCGCGAGGCCGATCACGTACGAGAGGACGACCGGGTAGACCGCGTTCCACAGGATCTCCCCGGCGGCGAACCCGGCGAGCCCGTCCGCGGAGGCGGTCAGCACCACGCAGCCGGCGATGGCCGCCGTGCCCGCGCCGATCGGGACCGCCCGCCCCAGCCGGGCCCCGAACGCGGAGGCGGCCGTGACCCCGAGCAGGCCCGCCCCCAGCGCCACCGCGAAGACGACGCCGAGCGTGGCCTCGGGCAGGCCCGCCTGCTCGGCGCCGATCCGGCCGCTGACGCCCCACAGGGCCTCCTGGGTCAGCGACCAGAGCAGCAGGCAGCCGGCCAGCACCGCCCCGGCGCGCGGGTACGGCAGCCGCCCGGCGCCCCGTACGGCGGGACCCGGGCGGGTGGGCCCGCCGAGGCGGCCGGTCGCCGGCCAGGCCAGGGCCGCGACCAGGGCGATGGCCGCGAACGGCAGTGCGTGCCCGCCGCCGAGGCGCGGCAGGGTCAGGTACAGGGCCCCCGCGGTCGCCGAGACCGACAGCAGCCCGAGGGATGAGGTGCGGTGCGGATCGCGCTGCCCGGCGATCCCGGAGGCGGCCACGGCGGTCGCGGTGCCGGAGCCGAAGCCGCCGACCACCACGCCCGCGACCACCAGCGGGAGCAGCGTGGTCGCGGCCGCCGTGCCGTAGCCGAGGGCGGCGAGCAGCAGTCCGAGCCGGGCCAGCGGGCGCTGCCCGTGGCGGGGGATGCGGGAGGCCAGGGCGAGTCCGGCCGTGGCGGAGCCGAGCAGCAGGGCCGTGCCGACGAGCCCCGCCTGCGCGGGACTCAGCGGGAGATGGGCGTCGAGCCGTCCGACGACGGTGGGAAGCAGGTAGGGGGCGAGGTAGCCGGCCGTGAAGAGGGCCACCAGGGGCCAGGCGGCGGGCGGCGCGGAGGTGTTGTCGGACACGGCTGTTCCCGGTGGTGCGCAGGTGCGGCGAGAGGATCCGCGGAGCCGCGGCGCCTTTGTCTATCAAGTGGTTCACGATGCGGAGAAGAGCGACCCGATCGTGATCTGCGACACACTGTGTTTGGGCCTGCCGGGGGAGGGCAGGGTTGGCAGCTTTCCACCGCATGCCCGCATGCAGAAACGACCCTTCGCATCAACCGGGGAGTACACCGTGACCAGTCGGGACAGCAGCACCAGTCTCACCCCGGCCGTGGACCCGCTCGGTCCGCTGCGGGACCCCCAGGAACCGTGGTGCGACGTGTTCCTGACCGGCACGGTCTTCCTCGACATCATTTTCACCGGCCTCGACTCGGCCCCGGTCCGCGGTACGGAGTCCTGGGCGCGCGGCATGGGCTCCAGCCCCGGGGGAGTGGCCAACATGGCCACCGCGCTGGCCCGGCTCGGCCTGCGGACCTCGCTGGCCGCGGCGTTCGGCGACGACCACTACGGCGAGTACTGCTGGGACGCGCTCGAGCAGGGCGAGGGCATCGACCTGTCGATGTCGCGGACCATCCCCGGCTGGCACAGCCCGGTCACGGTCTCGATGGCGTACGAGGGCGAGCGCACGATGGTCTCGCACGGCCACGAGGCCCCGCCCCCGGCGGCCCCCGGGCCGTTCCCGCAGTGCCCGCCGCGCACCCGGGCGGCCGTGGCCTCGCTGGGCCCGGGGCGGACGGACCCGTGGATCGCGGAGGCGGCGCGGCGCGGATCGCGGATCTTCGCGGACGTGGGGTGGGACGAGAGCGGGCGCTGGGACCTGGGGGACCTGCCGGACCTGGAGCACTGCGAGGCCTTCCTGCCGAACGCGGGGGAGGCCATGCGGTACACGCGGACCGACTGTCCGAGGGCGGCGGCGCGGGCGCTGGCGCAGAAGGTGCCGCTCGCGGTGGTGACGATGGGCCCGGAAGGCGCGTACGCGGTGGACGGGCGGACCGCCGAGGAGGCGGAGGTCCCCGGGATCACGGTGGACGCGCTGGACCCGACGGGGGCGGGGGACGTCTTCGTCGCGGGCTTCGTCACCGGAGCCCTGGCGGGGTGGCCGCTGGCGGACCGGCTGGCCTTCGCGGGCCTGACGGCGGCCCTGTCGGTCCAGGAGTTCGGCGGCTCGCTGTCGGCCCCGGGCTGGCCGGAGGTGGCCCACTGGTGGCGCGCGGCCCCCGAGGCCCTGCGGCCGCGCTACGGCTTCCTGGACGCGCTGGTCCCGCCGGGCACCGAGCCGGCCTCCCGCCGCAGAGCCGTCCCGACCATCGGCTTCCGCCACTCGGTGTAGGCGGTGTCCGGCGGGCGGGGCTTCGGGAGGGGCTGCGAGGGCGCCGGAAAACCCCTCGGGGATGGCGCGGCGGAGTCGTACCCTTGGTACTCCGGAGGTCGTCGATCGGCGAGGCCCCTCAGCGGGAGGTATGTGCAGGCCACAGTGCCGGCCCATGACTCAGACACCCACAGCCCAGACACCGGCGCCGGGGCAGGCGCGAGCCCACTTCACCGTTCCGGCCAGGCACCCTATGGTTGCGGTGCTCGGCTCTGGTGACGCCCTGTTGCGCGTGATCGAGAAGGCCTTCCCGAAGGCCGACATCCATGTTCGGGGCAATCAGGTCAGCGCGGTCGGCGATGCGACGGAAGTCGCCCTGATCCAGCGCCTGTTCGACGAGATGATGCTGGTGCTCCGCACCGGGCAGCCGATGACGGAGGACGCAGTGGAACGCTCGATCGCCATGCTCAAGGCGAGCGGCAACGGCAACGGCCCGGACGAGACGCCCGCAGAGGTGCTCACGCAGAACATCCTCTCCAGCCGAGGCCGCACCATCCGGCCCAAGACCCTCAACCAGAAGCGGTACGTCGACGCGATCGACAAGAACACGATCGTGTTCGGCATCGGCCCCGCCGGTACCGGCAAGACCTACCTCGCCATGGCCAAGGCGGTCCAGGCCCTGCAGTCCAAGCAGGTCAGCCGGATCATCCTGACCCGCCCCGCCGTCGAGGCCGGAGAGCGGCTCGGCTTCCTGCCCGGCACGCTCTTCGACAAGATCGACCCGTACCTGCGCCCGCTGTACGACGCGCTGCACGACATGATCGACCCGGACTCGATCCCGCGGCTCATGGCCGCCGGGACCATCGAGGTGGCCCCGCTGGCGTACATGCGCGGCCGCACGCTCAACGAGGCGTTCGTCGTCCTCGACGAGGCGCAGAACACGAGCCCGGAACAGATGAAGATGTTCCTGACCCGGCTCGGCTTCGATTCGAAGATCGTCATCACCGGTGACGTCACGCAGGTCGACCTTCCCGGCGGCACCAAGTCGGGCCTGCGCCAGGTCCAGACGATCCTCGAAGGGGTTCCCGACATCCACTTCTCGCGGCTCACGTCCGAGGATGTCGTCCGGCACAAGCTGGTCGGCCGTATCGTCGATGCGTACGAGAAGTACGACGACAGCCAGGACGCCCAGCAGTCCCGGAACGGCTACCAGCGGAAGTAGAACCCAGCGCACCATGTCGATCGACGTCAACAACGAGTCCGGAACCGAGGTCGACGAGCGGGCGATCCTCGACATCGCCCGCTACGCACTCACCCGGATGCGGATCCACCCGCTGTCCGAGCTCTCCGTCATCGTCATCGACGAGGACGCAATGGAGCAGCTCCACATCCAGTGGATGGACCTGCCCGGACCCACCGACGTCATGTCCTTCCCGATGGACGAGCTCCGTCCGCCGACGAAGGACGACGAGGAGCCCCCGCAGGGGCTCCTCGGTGACATCGTGCTCTGCCCCGAGGTGGCGAAGAAGCAGGGCGAGGACGCCCCGACGCAGCACTCCATGGACGAGGAGCTCCAGCTCCTGACCGTCCACGGGGTGCTGCACCTGCTCGGGTACGACCACGAGGAGCCGGACGAGAAGGCCGAGATGTTCGGCCTCCAGGCGGCCATCGTCGA
The Streptomyces sp. NBC_01296 DNA segment above includes these coding regions:
- a CDS encoding 16S rRNA (uracil(1498)-N(3))-methyltransferase, coding for MTAPVFVVEEVPAGPEFVLDGPEGRHAVSVKRLNPGEGVVLTDGRGHWTEGVVKAAEGKDRLVVTDLHAIEEEPEPAVRITVVQALPKGDRGELAVETMTETGVDAIVPWQASRCITQWRGDRGAKSLAKWRATAREAGKQSRRVRFPEVAEAMSTKQVAALLAGADLAMVLHEDRDAPSGALATAELPAGGSVVLVVGPEGGVSPEELAVFAEAGAHPYRLGSSVLRTSTAGTAATAVLLARTGRWS
- the ybeY gene encoding rRNA maturation RNase YbeY, whose translation is MSIDVNNESGTEVDERAILDIARYALTRMRIHPLSELSVIVIDEDAMEQLHIQWMDLPGPTDVMSFPMDELRPPTKDDEEPPQGLLGDIVLCPEVAKKQGEDAPTQHSMDEELQLLTVHGVLHLLGYDHEEPDEKAEMFGLQAAIVDGWRGERGMTGPSPAPTVS
- a CDS encoding MFS transporter, which translates into the protein MSDNTSAPPAAWPLVALFTAGYLAPYLLPTVVGRLDAHLPLSPAQAGLVGTALLLGSATAGLALASRIPRHGQRPLARLGLLLAALGYGTAAATTLLPLVVAGVVVGGFGSGTATAVAASGIAGQRDPHRTSSLGLLSVSATAGALYLTLPRLGGGHALPFAAIALVAALAWPATGRLGGPTRPGPAVRGAGRLPYPRAGAVLAGCLLLWSLTQEALWGVSGRIGAEQAGLPEATLGVVFAVALGAGLLGVTAASAFGARLGRAVPIGAGTAAIAGCVVLTASADGLAGFAAGEILWNAVYPVVLSYVIGLAAALDTRGRWAVLAGSASSLGTACGPVAGSLLAEGFGFRGMGLVLGALLLVIAGPMTAVALRAGGRGPVPAEEPVRRGGAPATAVRPDPAPGPPVRVRRTPRRVLLLSPAARRSRNQERAEVPETSGTSGTSGT
- a CDS encoding ribonuclease Z, which gives rise to MSVREFVVLGTASQVPTRHRNHNGYLLRWDGEGILFDPGEGTQRQMLRAGVAAHDINRICITHFHGDHSLGLAGVIQRINLDRVPHPVTAHYPASGQKFFERLRYATAYRETVPLREEPVAEDGTLAQGPSYTLEARLLSHPVESFGYRLTEPDGRRMVPEWLAHHGIKGPDVGRIQREGQLYGVTLDEVSEPRPGQSFAFVMDTRLCPGVDALAAGCDMLVIESTFLDEDEALATDHGHLTAGQAARVARDAGVRHLVLTHFSQRYTDPQEFERQARAAGFEGELTIAADLVRVPLPKRG
- a CDS encoding PhoH family protein translates to MTQTPTAQTPAPGQARAHFTVPARHPMVAVLGSGDALLRVIEKAFPKADIHVRGNQVSAVGDATEVALIQRLFDEMMLVLRTGQPMTEDAVERSIAMLKASGNGNGPDETPAEVLTQNILSSRGRTIRPKTLNQKRYVDAIDKNTIVFGIGPAGTGKTYLAMAKAVQALQSKQVSRIILTRPAVEAGERLGFLPGTLFDKIDPYLRPLYDALHDMIDPDSIPRLMAAGTIEVAPLAYMRGRTLNEAFVVLDEAQNTSPEQMKMFLTRLGFDSKIVITGDVTQVDLPGGTKSGLRQVQTILEGVPDIHFSRLTSEDVVRHKLVGRIVDAYEKYDDSQDAQQSRNGYQRK
- a CDS encoding carbohydrate kinase family protein, which translates into the protein MQKRPFASTGEYTVTSRDSSTSLTPAVDPLGPLRDPQEPWCDVFLTGTVFLDIIFTGLDSAPVRGTESWARGMGSSPGGVANMATALARLGLRTSLAAAFGDDHYGEYCWDALEQGEGIDLSMSRTIPGWHSPVTVSMAYEGERTMVSHGHEAPPPAAPGPFPQCPPRTRAAVASLGPGRTDPWIAEAARRGSRIFADVGWDESGRWDLGDLPDLEHCEAFLPNAGEAMRYTRTDCPRAAARALAQKVPLAVVTMGPEGAYAVDGRTAEEAEVPGITVDALDPTGAGDVFVAGFVTGALAGWPLADRLAFAGLTAALSVQEFGGSLSAPGWPEVAHWWRAAPEALRPRYGFLDALVPPGTEPASRRRAVPTIGFRHSV
- a CDS encoding histidine triad nucleotide-binding protein, coding for MAGEPQADCLFCKIVAGNIPATVVRETETTFAFRDINPQAPTHVLVIPRVHYADAASLAAAEPAVAADVLRVAGEIAAEEKIDGHGYRIVFNTGAGAGQTVFHAHAHVLGGRGLQWPPG